The Leguminivora glycinivorella isolate SPB_JAAS2020 chromosome 17, LegGlyc_1.1, whole genome shotgun sequence genome has a window encoding:
- the LOC125235355 gene encoding uncharacterized protein LOC125235355 isoform X1, whose protein sequence is MARMELPVLDKFCFIFHLRTGCITMGIMNSIITFVLAVILITFAVDIKAADSKSEDAVSSVVYTIVVLMVVLLLVKFVLDMVFVYAVYKEKSSLMKKYCIFWVVFLVLFIIGFLKSLFHMGAGHVIAQILFLAENFYYIVVIRSYLISIHEDGML, encoded by the exons ATG GCAAGGATGGAGCTACCGGTGCTAGACAAGTTCTGCTTCATCTTCCACCTGAGGACAGGATGCATTACCATGGGCATCATGAACTCT ATCATCACTTTCGTGCTAGCCGTCATCCTCATCACCTTCGCTGTAGACATCAAGGCCGCTGACTCCAAGTCTGAAGACGCCGTGTCGTCTGTCGTGTACACTATAGTCGTACTTATGGTAGTGCTACTCCTGGTCAAGTTTGTTCTTGACATGGTGTTCGTGTACGCTGTTTATAAG GAGAAGAGTAGCCTAATGAAGAAGTACTGCATCTTCTGGGTCGTGTTTCTGGTGCTGTTCATCATCGGTTTCCTCAAGAGCCTGTTCCACATGGGAGCGGGACATGTCATCGCGCAGATACTCTTCTTAG cCGAAAACTTCTACTACATCGTCGTAATTCGAAGCTACTTGATTTCGATCCACGAAGACGGCATGCTGTAA
- the LOC125235355 gene encoding uncharacterized protein LOC125235355 isoform X2, whose product MELPVLDKFCFIFHLRTGCITMGIMNSIITFVLAVILITFAVDIKAADSKSEDAVSSVVYTIVVLMVVLLLVKFVLDMVFVYAVYKEKSSLMKKYCIFWVVFLVLFIIGFLKSLFHMGAGHVIAQILFLAENFYYIVVIRSYLISIHEDGML is encoded by the exons ATGGAGCTACCGGTGCTAGACAAGTTCTGCTTCATCTTCCACCTGAGGACAGGATGCATTACCATGGGCATCATGAACTCT ATCATCACTTTCGTGCTAGCCGTCATCCTCATCACCTTCGCTGTAGACATCAAGGCCGCTGACTCCAAGTCTGAAGACGCCGTGTCGTCTGTCGTGTACACTATAGTCGTACTTATGGTAGTGCTACTCCTGGTCAAGTTTGTTCTTGACATGGTGTTCGTGTACGCTGTTTATAAG GAGAAGAGTAGCCTAATGAAGAAGTACTGCATCTTCTGGGTCGTGTTTCTGGTGCTGTTCATCATCGGTTTCCTCAAGAGCCTGTTCCACATGGGAGCGGGACATGTCATCGCGCAGATACTCTTCTTAG cCGAAAACTTCTACTACATCGTCGTAATTCGAAGCTACTTGATTTCGATCCACGAAGACGGCATGCTGTAA
- the LOC125235215 gene encoding alkaline phosphatase: MRVLILILFVFGARSHRTDQKYWRDLAHAELEEALNLKLNQNRARNVILFIGDGMGPNTVTATRIYKGGEGYKMAFEEFPHVGMLKTYSANKMVPDSASTATAMFSGTKVNHRTIGVDATVAENDCPKSLDPEAQLKSLAAVALEAGKSAGFVTTMRVTHATPAPLYAHTPNRHWECESVIPQESRACKDIARQLVEDWPGRDLNVIMGGGRQMLVSNSSALEGDPINLWGCYSTDGRDLIRDWMMDKEQRQLKYSVVQNNSELSGVNFDDTDYLMGIFANGHMAYEFERNHGPEGMPSISEMVEAAIKVLRKNPNGYFLMVEGGNIDMAHHRGRAKTAIDEAAAMEDAVRVAAAMTNEEDTLLVVTADHTHTLSINGYPQRGSNIFSHTEVSPYDHKPYTTLSYGTGGPGALHYEVVDQNLVRKDPGNSDDFMYEQIAGVILDENSHGGGDTTIYARGPKAHLFHSIHEQHYVFHALCRAAQIGDHATDASAHTTLAFTVLLLTTAVHLLF, from the exons ATGCGCGTTctaattttgattttatttgtgTTCGGCGCGCGTTCACATCGGACCG aCCAGAAATACTGGCGAGACCTCGCTCACGCTGAGCTCGAAGAGGCACTGAACCTGAAGCTGAACCAGAACAGAGCCAGGAATGTGATCCTGTTCATAGGAGACGGCATGGGGCCGAACACAGTCACCGCCACGCGGATATACAAGGGTGGAGAGGGGTACAAGATGGcctttgaggagttccctcatgTTGGGATGCTTAAG ACATACTCTGCCAACAAGATGGTCCCAGACTCCGCATCAACGGCCACCGCCATGTTCAGTGGCACGAAGGTCAACCATCGGACCATAGGCGTTGACGCCACAGTGGCAGAAAATGATTGCCCCAAGTCTTTGGACCCTGAAGCGCAGCTGAAGTCCTTGGCTGCTGTAGCATTAGAAGCTGGGAAGAGTGCAG GTTTCGTGACAACAATGCGAGTGACGCACGCGACCCCTGCCCCGCTGTACGCCCACACCCCTAACCGCCATTGGGAGTGTGAATCAGTCATCCCTCAGGAGTCCCGGGCTTGCAAGGATATTGCCAGGCAGTTGGTTGAAGACTGGCCGGGGAGAGATTTAAAT GTAATAATGGGTGGAGGCCGTCAAATGCTGGTCTCCAACTCCTCAGCCCTCGAAGGTGATCCCATCAACTTGTGGGGCTGTTACAGCACGGATGGAAGGGACCTCATTCGGGATTGGATGATGGATAAGGAACAGAGACAGTTGAAGTACAGCGTGGTGCAGAACAATAGTGAACTGAGCGGGGTCAACTTTGATGATACAGATTATTTGATGG GAATCTTCGCTAACGGGCACATGGCGTATGAATTCGAGCGGAACCATGGTCCCGAAGGCATGCCGTCGATCAGTGAGATGGTGGAAGCCGCGATCAAGGTTCTACGGAAGAACCCTAATGGGTACTTTCTTATG GTAGAAGGCGGCAACATAGACATGGCGCACCACCGCGGACGAGCTAAAACCGCCATCGATGAAGCAGCCGCCATGGAGGACGCTGTTCGCGTCGCCGCCGCCATGACCAATGAAGAGGATACGCTGTTGGTCGTCACTGCTGACCATACGCATACCCTGTCTATCAATGGGTATCCCCAAAGAGGATCCAATATCTTTA GTCACACCGAAGTATCCCCGTACGACCATAAGCCATACACCACACTTTCATACGGCACCGGCGGGCCGGGCGCATTGCATTACGAAGTGGTAGACCAAAATCTGGTCCGCAAGGATCCGGGGAACAGCGACGACTTCATGTATGAGCAGATAGCTGGGGTTATACTGGATGAGAACAGCCACGGGGGTGGTGATACTACGATATATGCTAGAG GTCCAAAAGCGCACCTGTTCCACTCAATCCATGAGCAGCACTACGTGTTCCACGCGCTGTGTCGCGCGGCGCAGATCGGTGACCACGCCACCGACGCAAGCGCACATACCACACTTGCATTCACTGTATTATTGCTTACGACCGCTGTACATTTACTTTTTTAA